The following are from one region of the Abiotrophia defectiva ATCC 49176 genome:
- the alaS gene encoding alanine--tRNA ligase produces the protein MKQLTSAQIRQMYLDFFAEKQHQIIPSASLIPVNDPTLLWINAGVAPLKKYFDGTEVPDNRRLANVQKCIRTNDIENVGYTARHHTLFEMLGNWSIGDYFKKEVIAWAWEFLTSERWLGFEADKLFATYYPDDKETPEIWKQQPGFIADHLVAVADNFWDIGAGPCGPDTEIFYDRGQDFNNLEADDPENYPGGENERWLEIWNLVFSEFNHLPDDTYQPLPNKNVDTGMGLERVVSVIQNAKTNYETDLFVPIIQAIEKVSGVDFASAGDKQVSFKVIADHIRAVSFAISDGALPSNEGRGYILRRLIRRSVMHGRKLGISRSFLSELVPVIADIMGAYYQELTEQLAFVQKVILNEEERFHETIEGGEAHLNDLMANLKAEGKTVVPGAQAFQLYDTFGFPLELTVELADSQGFTVDQEGFETEMEAQRQRARAARSKEESMQVQSDLLQNITDAFDFVGYETLVTNATIKAIVLDEAKVDQLPAHQEGWVFFNRSPFYAEMGGQVADSGIILDGDQEVGQVLDVKKAPQGQFMHRIKTGDMPLTVGQSYTLEVDRAARLKTNQNHTATHLLHRALKVVLGSHANQAGSYVGPDRLRFDFSHFGKVTPEELKQIEAFVNQWIANSANVDIAEMSIEDAKATGAMALFGEKYGDVVRVVNIAGESIELCGGTHVNNTNEIGTFKLLAESGIGAGIRRIEALTGQAAVADYQAQADLLQEVQNHLKVAQASQLLPRLEQLQEELRQAQAQVESLNAKLLQAEAGQVFKDVQSVGDVTYVAINLGNQSVDGMRQMADIWKKEAPSNILVLVASQEEKVSLMVQVDEQGLASGLKAGNLIKPLAAIVGGGGGGKPQMAQAGGKKPEAIPELLAQVSVVINEQL, from the coding sequence ATGAAACAATTGACGAGTGCGCAAATTCGCCAAATGTATCTTGATTTCTTCGCAGAGAAGCAACACCAAATTATTCCAAGTGCCTCTTTGATCCCGGTCAATGACCCAACCCTCTTGTGGATCAACGCCGGTGTGGCACCCCTTAAAAAATACTTTGACGGTACGGAAGTGCCAGACAACCGTCGTTTGGCTAACGTGCAAAAATGTATCCGAACCAATGACATTGAGAACGTAGGTTACACTGCTCGCCACCATACCCTCTTCGAAATGCTAGGGAACTGGTCTATCGGCGATTACTTCAAGAAAGAGGTTATTGCTTGGGCTTGGGAATTCTTAACGAGCGAGCGTTGGTTGGGCTTTGAAGCTGATAAGCTATTTGCCACCTACTATCCAGATGACAAGGAGACACCCGAAATCTGGAAACAACAACCAGGTTTTATTGCTGATCACTTGGTGGCAGTAGCAGATAACTTCTGGGATATCGGGGCTGGCCCATGCGGTCCGGATACTGAGATTTTCTACGATCGTGGCCAAGACTTTAACAACTTGGAAGCAGACGACCCAGAAAACTACCCTGGTGGTGAGAATGAGCGTTGGTTGGAAATCTGGAACTTAGTCTTCTCTGAGTTCAACCATTTACCAGATGACACCTATCAACCACTTCCTAACAAGAACGTCGATACCGGGATGGGCTTGGAACGGGTAGTCTCTGTCATTCAAAATGCTAAAACCAACTATGAGACAGACCTCTTTGTGCCAATTATTCAAGCCATTGAAAAAGTCTCTGGTGTAGACTTTGCTTCAGCTGGTGACAAACAAGTTAGCTTCAAGGTTATTGCTGACCACATTCGCGCGGTTTCCTTCGCGATTAGTGATGGGGCATTGCCTTCCAATGAAGGGCGTGGCTATATCCTACGTCGTCTCATTCGCCGTAGTGTCATGCATGGTCGTAAATTAGGGATTAGTCGTAGTTTCTTAAGTGAATTAGTCCCTGTTATTGCAGATATTATGGGGGCTTATTATCAAGAATTGACGGAACAATTAGCCTTCGTTCAAAAGGTCATCTTAAATGAAGAAGAGCGATTCCACGAGACCATTGAAGGTGGGGAAGCTCACTTGAATGACTTGATGGCTAACCTCAAGGCTGAGGGCAAAACCGTGGTTCCGGGCGCCCAAGCCTTCCAACTCTATGATACCTTTGGTTTCCCACTGGAATTAACCGTGGAATTGGCTGATAGCCAAGGCTTCACAGTTGATCAAGAAGGTTTTGAGACGGAAATGGAAGCCCAACGTCAACGGGCACGTGCAGCTCGTTCTAAGGAAGAGAGCATGCAAGTCCAAAGCGACCTCTTACAAAACATTACTGATGCCTTTGATTTCGTGGGTTACGAAACGCTTGTTACCAACGCGACTATCAAGGCCATTGTGCTAGATGAAGCCAAGGTAGATCAGTTACCAGCTCATCAAGAGGGTTGGGTCTTCTTCAACCGTAGTCCTTTCTATGCAGAAATGGGGGGGCAAGTAGCGGACTCTGGGATCATCCTAGATGGCGATCAAGAAGTAGGCCAAGTCCTAGACGTTAAGAAAGCACCTCAAGGTCAGTTTATGCATCGCATCAAAACAGGGGATATGCCATTGACTGTCGGTCAATCTTATACCTTGGAAGTGGATCGGGCAGCACGTCTTAAGACCAACCAAAACCATACTGCAACCCACCTCTTGCACCGCGCCTTGAAGGTTGTTTTGGGTAGCCATGCCAACCAAGCAGGGTCTTACGTTGGGCCAGATCGTTTACGCTTTGACTTCTCACACTTTGGTAAAGTCACACCTGAGGAACTCAAGCAGATTGAAGCCTTCGTCAACCAATGGATCGCCAACTCTGCCAATGTTGATATCGCTGAAATGTCCATTGAAGATGCTAAAGCAACAGGTGCTATGGCTCTCTTTGGGGAAAAATATGGTGATGTTGTACGGGTTGTTAATATTGCAGGCGAATCTATCGAGTTGTGTGGTGGGACCCATGTGAACAATACCAATGAGATTGGCACCTTCAAGCTCCTAGCTGAGTCTGGGATTGGGGCCGGGATTCGTCGGATTGAAGCCTTGACTGGTCAAGCTGCTGTTGCGGATTATCAGGCTCAAGCTGACCTCCTACAAGAAGTGCAAAATCATCTCAAAGTGGCTCAAGCTAGCCAACTCTTACCACGATTAGAGCAATTGCAAGAAGAACTCCGTCAAGCCCAAGCTCAGGTGGAGTCGCTCAACGCAAAATTACTGCAAGCTGAAGCAGGACAAGTCTTCAAAGATGTTCAAAGTGTTGGGGATGTGACTTATGTAGCCATTAACTTAGGCAATCAATCTGTTGATGGGATGCGTCAAATGGCTGACATCTGGAAGAAAGAAGCACCATCTAACATCTTGGTCTTAGTTGCTAGCCAAGAGGAAAAAGTTAGCCTTATGGTCCAAGTGGACGAGCAAGGCTTAGCATCTGGTCTAAAAGCAGGTAACCTCATCAAGCCATTAGCGGCAATTGTCGGCGGTGGCGGTGGCGGTAAGCCACAAATGGCTCAAGCCGGTGGTAAGAAACCAGAAGCGATTCCAGAATTATTGGCGCAAGTCAGCGTAGTAATTAACGAACAATTATAG
- a CDS encoding diacylglycerol/lipid kinase family protein: MQELAIIAHQGAGGGQGCKVLEETLAALDKRQIVPKVHISTYAGHSELLAQQLAQEPVIAVIGGDGTLHEVVASLAGQPQPPAILYLPAGRGNDFARAWQAKRSLTEALDQLLAGSRCQVPILRLQDQVSGQISYGINSLGIGFDAMVNQQSKALRLGRLLAKWHLGKLSYLVAVFASLPKLEAFEVRLSLDNQSPQLVSDCYLFSVLKNPYMGGGIKLDNLGQASNPEISVMAFHSIKARHLPGLIWRVLVSHQQDQSPQVSRWTGQKLDLDIEQAILGQVDGEVQEAAPRQLTIDWLTYPFILAEP, translated from the coding sequence ATGCAAGAATTAGCGATTATCGCCCACCAAGGGGCTGGAGGTGGGCAAGGATGTAAAGTGCTTGAGGAGACCTTGGCAGCCCTGGACAAGCGCCAAATAGTGCCTAAAGTCCATATTAGTACTTATGCTGGCCACAGTGAGCTTTTGGCTCAGCAATTGGCTCAGGAGCCGGTCATTGCGGTTATTGGTGGTGATGGGACTCTGCACGAAGTTGTGGCCAGTCTAGCTGGACAACCACAGCCTCCTGCAATTCTCTATTTGCCGGCTGGACGTGGTAATGACTTTGCTAGAGCCTGGCAGGCTAAGCGAAGCCTAACAGAAGCCTTGGATCAATTGCTGGCAGGTAGCCGGTGTCAGGTACCCATTCTGCGTTTGCAAGATCAGGTCAGTGGACAAATTAGCTATGGGATTAATAGCCTAGGGATAGGTTTTGATGCCATGGTTAATCAGCAATCCAAGGCCTTAAGACTGGGGCGTCTATTAGCCAAGTGGCATTTAGGCAAGCTGTCCTACCTAGTGGCTGTCTTTGCTAGTTTACCTAAATTAGAGGCTTTTGAGGTTAGACTCAGCCTAGATAATCAGTCGCCTCAACTAGTGTCTGACTGCTATCTCTTCAGTGTCCTCAAAAATCCTTATATGGGTGGGGGCATAAAATTAGATAATCTAGGCCAGGCTAGCAATCCAGAGATTAGTGTGATGGCCTTTCACAGTATCAAAGCACGGCATTTACCAGGCTTGATTTGGCGGGTCTTAGTCAGTCATCAGCAGGACCAGTCGCCTCAAGTCAGCCGTTGGACCGGTCAAAAGCTTGATTTGGACATCGAACAAGCCATTCTAGGTCAAGTAGATGGAGAGGTCCAGGAGGCAGCGCCACGTCAACTGACCATTGATTGGTTGACTTATCCATTTATTCTAGCAGAACCTTGA